From the Chryseobacterium sp. G0201 genome, the window TATTTCACGAAAGGATATGGAATCTCTTTATGAAAAGCATATTTTACACTCTTTAGGAATCGTAAAAGTAATGGAGTTTGCTCCCGGAACTAAAGTTTTGGATATCGGAACCGGAGGCGGTTTTCCAGGTATTCCTTTAGCTATTATGTTTCCAGAAGTACAATTTACCTTGGTAGATTCTATCGGAAAGAAAATAAGTGTAGTAAATGCTGTTGCAGAAGGCGTTGGATTGAAAAACGTAACTGCAATTCATGGAAGAGCGGAAAAAGTAAAAGAAAAATTCCATTTTGTAGTAAGCCGAGCGGTTACTCAAATGCCGGAATTCCTGAGATGGCTGAAAGGCAAATTTGAAAAAGAACAATTCAATACAAAACACAATGGGATCTTATATTTGAAAGGCGGAGACCTTGCTGAAGAGCTTGCCGGACTTAAATGTGAGATTTACAATCTTAAAAATTATTTTGATGAAGAATTTTTTGATACAAAAAGAGTGGTTTATGTATCAAAAGGCAATTTTAATTCTTAAATTAGTATAATTAAGGAATAATTTTTGCTAATTATTTATTGATAATCAAAAATTGTAATGTGTTATGAAAAAACTTTTAAATATTGGGTTTTCTGCTGTAGTTTTAGGGTTATTCTTTACTTCGTGTAATGACGATGATGACTATCAAACCATTGAATCAATCGATAAAATAAAGATCGACAGTGTTAAGATCCTCAATGATACGATGGATGTTTTCACGGTACAAAGCATTAAAACTTACTCAACCTATTCATCTCAGTGTGAAGGATTTTATGGGTATGATTACATTCATAACAGCAATTTAACAAGAACGATTACAGCTTATAAATATATTAGCAACGGACCATGTGTACAGGGAAATCATGTTGGTGCAAGCCAAATTAATTTCAGTCCACAACAGATTGGTACGTATACTTTTAAATTCTGGAATGGTGGCAATAACTGGATCACCAAAACAATTGTAGTAGAATAATAATGAAATGGATTTTTTTAGTTTGTTTATTGATAACCAATGCTTTATTTGCTCAAAAGATTGTTTGGCAGGAAGGCTTAAAACTCAATTGGAGCAATTTTAAAAGTAATGTAAATAACCAGCGTGGAACCAATGTTGTAGCCTATACAAACTGCGGTTGGGTGTATTCTGTTGTGAAATCATCAAACCCAAAATCTCCTGTAAAAATCAAGATTGAAACTATTTTTAACGAAGATAAATCCTGGAAAGATGTTAAAAAGATCAACGATTATGTTTTAGGACATGAGCAGAAACATTTTGATATTGCAGAAGTTTTTGCCCGAAAACTTAGAAAAGAAGTTCAGGAAAAAATAAAGAATTCAGGTGATTTTAATAAAAATTTTCAAGCTATCTATAACAGACATCTAAATGATTATAGAAACTTTCAGGTTTCTTATGATAAAGATACCAAACATGGAGTAGATGAAGTAAAACAGGCTGAATATGACCTTAAGATCTCTGAAGAATTAGAAAATCTAAAAATCTATAAAGCCTCTTGAAATTCCTCAATAAAATAATCAACGAATTATTAGCTCAAAATACAGATCTTTCTGCATTTAATATTGTTCTGCCAGGAAAGCGTCCCATCGTTTTTATCAGACAAATTTTAGAGGAAAATAATTACTCCGGATTTCTTCCTAACTTTTTTACAATTGAAGAATTAATTGATCAAATTGCCGACAAACAGCCAATTCAGGGGATTTCTCTGTGGCTTTTTGCTTTTGATGTCTATAAAAGTCTTAATCTTATTCCAAACGATGATTTTGCTGATTTTTTAAAATGGTTTCCTACTTTACAGAAGGATTGGGATGATATTTTGAAGTTTTCTGATAGTGATCAGGCAGTATTGCAATATATGTTTGATGAAGAAAGGATCAAAGAATGGGCTCAGGATCTTGGAGAAGATGATGACGTTCCAAGAAAAAAATTCCTTAATTTTTGGAGAAACATGAATGTTTTTCTTCCTGTTTTGAAGGAAAAGCTTCAGGGAAAAAACTTGGCAACATCAGGAATGATTCACGAAACCGCAAAATCGAAGATCGTTGATTTTGCTAAAAATACACGTGACAACTTCGTTTTTTGTGGATTTAACGCTTTTACTCCGGTTGAAGAAAAATTGGTAAGAAGTCTTTTGCAGTGGGATAAAGGACAATGTTTTTTTCAGGCTGATCATTATTATTTTGATGATGAAAGACAGGAAGCCGGAAAGTTTTTAAGAAATCATAAAACGTGGAAAGAATTTAATGACAGCAGAGCTTTCCAATGGATCGAAGATGATTTTAATCAACCAAAAAATATAAAAGTCTACGAAGTTTCAGGAAATGTGACGCAGACAAAAATTCTTCCTGAAATTTTTAAAGAGATTGAAAATAAGACCTATTCAAATACTGCAGTAGTTTTACTTGATGAAAATTTGCTTCCTGCAAGTTTAGATGTAATGTACGCTGTTGAAAACCTAAATATTACCATGGGTTTTCCTTTGAAGAATTTGTCGTTTTCTAATGCGGTAAAGCAACTGTTTTATTTGCAGAAACAATTAGAAAAAAATAAATCTTCTTACTACTACAGAGATATTTTTCCTATCCTTGAAGAGCTTCCGAAATCTATTGAAGACGAGGAAATTATCTCTCAATTTAAATCTAAAATAGAGGAGAGGAACATCGTTTATATTTCAAAAAAATTATTAAACGAACTTCTTAGCGAACTTTCATACTTTAATTTACTTCAAAAAGCCAATTCTACGAATGCCTATCTTGATATCTTGATTGCGTTCTGTAAACAGATTAAATGGCTGGAAATAGATGATATTCAGTATGAAAATGTATCTCATTTTGAAAGTGCCTTCAAGATTATTAAAAATCAGGTTGCGCCTTACGATTTTGAGATTAAAATGGAAACATTAGAGATCCTAATTAATCAACACGTGAATACGGAAAGTATTGATTTTCAAGGTGAACCTTTGCGCGGATTGCAGATCATGGGACTTTTGGAAACGCGTCTTTTAAATTTTGAGAATGTAATTATGCTTTCCGTAAATGAAGGAAAATTACCTTTAGGAAATTCTCAGAATACCTATATTCCTTTTGATATCAGACGATTTTTTGATCTTCATACCTTTTTGGAAAATGACAGTATTTATGCGTATCACTTTTACCGATTGATACAGGACTCCAAGAATGTTCATTTATTGTTTAATGCGCTAAGTTCGGGCGTAAATACAGGTGAAAAAAGTAGATTTATCACCCAGATCGAAATGGAAAGTTCTCACAATATTGAGCACCTGATCATTGAAAATTCTTCCGAGCCAATTACAACCAAACCCATTGAAATTGCGAAGACAGATATTGTCTTGGAGCGACTAGAAAAATGGAAAGAAAAAGTTTCCGCTTCGCACCTTACGAGTTATCTCTATAATCCAATAGATTTTTATCTTTCAAAGATTTTGAAGACCTCAGAAACGGATGAAATTGAAGAGGAATTATCGGTGAAGAATTATGGGAATTTGGTTCATTATTCACTTCAAGAAGTTTATGAAGTATTAAAAGGTAAAGTGTTAAAAGAAAATGATTTAAAAGATTCAATTAAAGCAATTGATAAGTATATTGATGTGGCAATAGAAAAGCTTAAACATCAGCCCGAGTTCTATGAAAAAGGGATGAACTTTATTCATAAAGCGATTGCAAAAAAGGTGATTGAAAGTGTCTTAAATGTAGATCTTGAATTAGTTAAAAATGGAAATAAATTAGAGATCCTTGATATTGAAAAGAGGTTTGAAAATGTAGATTTTTATTTAGATGAAAACAATAAAGACAGAATTTCATTCTTTGGATTTATTGATAGAATTGATCGCTTGAACGGAACATTAAGAATCATTGATTATAAAACAGCGAAAATTAAAAATCTTACGGTAAAAATTGATGAAAATAATGTAGACGACTATTTCCTTAACAGCGACAGAAAACAGGCTTTACAGCTATGTATCTATCAGTATGTTGTACAGAACCTGCCTGAGTTTTGGGGATTACCGATTGAAACAGGAATCTGGAGCTTTGCCGAAGCCAGAAAGGGTGTTGTTTCTTTACAATTTGAAAAAGGAACTATCGATGATGCAATGAAATCTATTAAAAGCTTGATCCTGGAGATTTTAGATCCTAATCTTACTTTTATTGAAGATATAAAATCTTACTAAACAAAATGCACCTCATTTCTGAAGTGCATCCAAACCTAATGAAGATTTGATATGAAGAAATGTGTTATAATTTTACTTTTTTATTAATAATTTTCCCATTGTTTGGAGTGATTTGTACGACATAAACTCCAGATTCTAAAGTATTTGATTCGAATTGTGACTGATTAATTTCCTGGTTTTGAATTAAAGCTCCCGAAATACTATAAATACTAATGTTTTTTAAATCTTTCTTTGATTTAACAATAATCTGACGGTTTTTTGTAAAGATTTCCGGATTATCATTTAATGTGACATCACCAACTTGTTTCTTGAATTGAAGATTATAAAATTGAGTTACAATTTCAAATGTATAGTTTTGATTATCAATATTGTTTAAATCAATTCCGCCATCTTTAAGATATTGTTCCTGTGATATTGTTTTCACTAAATTTTTATTTTCATCAAAAATATTAACAGTAGATAATTCTTCTTGATTAATTTTTAAACTTAAAATATTGTTGTTGGTTGACTTTATGATCTCATTTTCAGGCACTTCTGTTGGTGTACTTTTAACATAAGGAATTAATTTATTCTCATTATTTTCTGATACTTTTAATAAATAAACTCCATCTTTTAATGAGCTTAAGTTATTGTTGATCAAATTTTTACGATCATTTTTTTCTTTATTGAAATCTGTAACTTCAACCAATTGCATACCTTGTAGATCAGGTTTTATTTGAGAAGAAAGTAAT encodes:
- the rsmG gene encoding 16S rRNA (guanine(527)-N(7))-methyltransferase RsmG — translated: MSTALLLKYFPDLTEIQIEQFTKLEALYNEWNEKINVISRKDMESLYEKHILHSLGIVKVMEFAPGTKVLDIGTGGGFPGIPLAIMFPEVQFTLVDSIGKKISVVNAVAEGVGLKNVTAIHGRAEKVKEKFHFVVSRAVTQMPEFLRWLKGKFEKEQFNTKHNGILYLKGGDLAEELAGLKCEIYNLKNYFDEEFFDTKRVVYVSKGNFNS
- a CDS encoding DUF922 domain-containing protein, yielding MKWIFLVCLLITNALFAQKIVWQEGLKLNWSNFKSNVNNQRGTNVVAYTNCGWVYSVVKSSNPKSPVKIKIETIFNEDKSWKDVKKINDYVLGHEQKHFDIAEVFARKLRKEVQEKIKNSGDFNKNFQAIYNRHLNDYRNFQVSYDKDTKHGVDEVKQAEYDLKISEELENLKIYKAS
- a CDS encoding PD-(D/E)XK nuclease family protein — translated: MKFLNKIINELLAQNTDLSAFNIVLPGKRPIVFIRQILEENNYSGFLPNFFTIEELIDQIADKQPIQGISLWLFAFDVYKSLNLIPNDDFADFLKWFPTLQKDWDDILKFSDSDQAVLQYMFDEERIKEWAQDLGEDDDVPRKKFLNFWRNMNVFLPVLKEKLQGKNLATSGMIHETAKSKIVDFAKNTRDNFVFCGFNAFTPVEEKLVRSLLQWDKGQCFFQADHYYFDDERQEAGKFLRNHKTWKEFNDSRAFQWIEDDFNQPKNIKVYEVSGNVTQTKILPEIFKEIENKTYSNTAVVLLDENLLPASLDVMYAVENLNITMGFPLKNLSFSNAVKQLFYLQKQLEKNKSSYYYRDIFPILEELPKSIEDEEIISQFKSKIEERNIVYISKKLLNELLSELSYFNLLQKANSTNAYLDILIAFCKQIKWLEIDDIQYENVSHFESAFKIIKNQVAPYDFEIKMETLEILINQHVNTESIDFQGEPLRGLQIMGLLETRLLNFENVIMLSVNEGKLPLGNSQNTYIPFDIRRFFDLHTFLENDSIYAYHFYRLIQDSKNVHLLFNALSSGVNTGEKSRFITQIEMESSHNIEHLIIENSSEPITTKPIEIAKTDIVLERLEKWKEKVSASHLTSYLYNPIDFYLSKILKTSETDEIEEELSVKNYGNLVHYSLQEVYEVLKGKVLKENDLKDSIKAIDKYIDVAIEKLKHQPEFYEKGMNFIHKAIAKKVIESVLNVDLELVKNGNKLEILDIEKRFENVDFYLDENNKDRISFFGFIDRIDRLNGTLRIIDYKTAKIKNLTVKIDENNVDDYFLNSDRKQALQLCIYQYVVQNLPEFWGLPIETGIWSFAEARKGVVSLQFEKGTIDDAMKSIKSLILEILDPNLTFIEDIKSY